A single window of Aphidius gifuensis isolate YNYX2018 linkage group LG1, ASM1490517v1, whole genome shotgun sequence DNA harbors:
- the LOC122860687 gene encoding uncharacterized protein LOC122860687, protein MNKWPTLWITFICLCWISNAFASSLSSEEGEGKTNDKFNLENSNLNNYDGQKIHTRNKRTLLLKKKLIGAGLLGLGVGLTKGYKIGHHHGPEVHHVYLSPPPPSVRYVEYVEKPVYIEKAPIEYDHHPWSPPSEPSPVYGSW, encoded by the exons ATGAATAAATGGCCAACATTATGGATCACATTCATTTGTTTATGCTGGATCAGTAATGCATttgcatcatcattatcatcagaaGAAGGTGAAGGAAAAACGAATGATAAATTCAACTTGGAAAAtagcaatttaaataattacgaTGGACAAAAAATTCATACGAGAAATAAACGTACATTACTTTTGAAAAAGAAACTCATTGGTGCTGGATTACTTGGTCTAGGTGTTGGACTCACAAAAgg atataaaattggACATCATCATGGACCAGAAGTACATCATGTATATCtttcaccaccaccaccatcagtTAGATATGTTGAGTATGTTGAAAAACCAGTATACATTGAGAAAGCGCCAATCGAATATGATCACCATCCATGGTCACCTCCATCAGAACCATCACCTGTCTATGG AAGCTGGTAA
- the LOC122847790 gene encoding calpain-A-like has product MKLIRFWQAGEWVDIVIDDRIYTTGWWFRKSPLYTTLKSSSEFWVPLIEKAYAKLNYRSYNSLEGGFALQAMQDLSGCIPEFYFVEMKHETLFEIIYDAKSRQTMIGCGTYDEETWKKMKRENSLKISLKHAYAITAVKIVKEETDASEFKLIRIQDPHGVKASICYSDKIKKIYTKSNKFDQVTMESELPIQVDGESWILYEDFIYHFGRVDICNLTPNSIVGDIYTKSGSKKLSLSAKKGIFMGGTLSKVVEDDDLFVMKPQYRIVLTEPDEGRENDSICSILINLSLKNQRDYENSMDIELEIYVLAYDGIDENKLSKPFDDFRHRLSYNTFFTSISGIISKRLDLKLGTYYIVPSIKSDLQGTNFYLQIMSEQKNILE; this is encoded by the exons atgaaattaataagaTTTTGGCAGGCTGGAGAGTGGGTTGACATTGTCATCGATGATCGTATTTACACGACAGGATGGTGGTTCAGAAAAAGTCCATTGTATACAACTTTAAAAAGTTCCAGTGAATTTTGG gtgCCTTTAATTGAAAAAGCCTACGCAAAACTAAACTATCGATCATACAACAGCCTTGAAGGGGGTTTTGCTTTACAAGCAATGCAAGATTTATCAGGATGTATTCCTGAATTTTACTTTGTTGAAATGAAACATGAAacgttatttgaaattatttatgatgcAAAATCAAGACAAACAATGATAGGTTGTGGCACTTATGACGAAGAaacatggaaaaaaatgaagagagaaaattctttaaaaattagtttaaaacATGCTTATGCTATTACAGCTGTGAAAATAGTTAAAGAAGAAACTGATGCtagtgaatttaaattgatacgTATTCAAGATCCACATGGTGTTAAAGCTTCAATTTGCTAttctgataaaattaaaaaaatatataccaaatCTAATAAATTTGACCAAGTTACTATGGAGTCTGAATTACCAATTCAAGTTGATGGAGAAAGTTGGATTTTATATGAAGATTTTATATACCATTTTGGACGTGTTGATATTTGTAATCTAACACCAAATTCAATAGTCGGtgatatttatacaaaatcgGGAtctaaaaaattgtcattatcaGCAAAAAAAGGAATATTTATGGGAGGAACCTTGTCGAAGGTAGTAGAAGACGATGATTTGTTTGTAATGAAACCACAATATCGTATTGTATTAACAGAGCCAGATGAAGGAAGAGAAAATGATAGTATATGCAGTATTCTCattaatttgtcattaaaaaatcaacgGGATTATGAAAATTCTATGGATATAGAGTtagaaatttatgttttagcA TATGATGGAATTgacgaaaataaattatcaaaaccaTTTGATGATTTTCGACATCGATTAAGTTATAATACTTTCTTTACTTCAATTTCTGGTATAATAAGTAAACGTTTGGATTTAAAATTAGGTACATACTATATTGTACCATCAATTAAAAGTGATCTTCAGGGAACAAATTTTTATCTGCAAATAATGtctgaacaaaaaaatattttggagtaa